A stretch of the Vigna radiata var. radiata cultivar VC1973A chromosome 7, Vradiata_ver6, whole genome shotgun sequence genome encodes the following:
- the LOC106765833 gene encoding uncharacterized protein LOC106765833 isoform X1, with translation MASACSRIAQRTLISSAKSVIKSNVRASSKPTSTSVPLRQSLLTRISPELRCAQSLLPLHSAVAAARMTSCLSVTSRSCRALSQGPMLWYFSYVIESISLEFNWHIVIWILRDKPIMAYCFIIKAWFISAKVRPATREIEEGLVFLRISR, from the exons ATGGCTTCCGCCTGCAGCAGAATTGCGCAACGAACGTTAATTTCGTCTGCAAAATCCGTCATTAAGTCCAATGTTCGAGCTTCTTCCAAACCAACTTCAACTTCCGTTCCTCTTCGACAATCCTTGTTGACCAG GATATCGCCGGAACTGAGATGCGCACAGTCGCTGTTGCCGCTGCACAGTGCGGTGGCGGCAGCTAGAATGACTTCTTGCTTGAGCGTAACTTCCAGAAGCTGCCGAGCGCTTTCTCAGG GACCCATGCTCTGGTATTTCTCGTATGTAATTGAAAGTATTTCATTGGAGTTTAATTG GCACATAGTAATTTGGATTTTGCGGGACAAGCCAATTATGGCGTACTGCTTCATTATCAA agcTTGGTTTATCAGTGCCAAGGTGAGACCTGCTACAAGAGAGATTGAAGAAGGCCTTGTGTTTTTGAGGATATCTAGATGA
- the LOC106767399 gene encoding WAT1-related protein At5g47470 isoform X1: MSSLGISFDLILQRGKVTTMVNGGLVEDVAVIGGLIGVQFVYAGNALLLSYLMSLGLESLTIVTFTSFATFLILLPFAFYYERCRWPTKVGFKLLTQLFLLALGGVTMFQSLFLKGINLTSPAMGTAMPNLAPGLIFIMAWIFRLEKVKLSCTYSRVKIVGTLLCVLGALTLSIMQSISAPPKSNKVGTIQSPSPPIHVTFDSHKLIGCLYLLVAILILSSNIVLQAFTLGDFPAPMSLCSITCFFGTFMTVAVQLIENHEFKTGWPIVRVGDIIGYSLLAGVVSGICLTVNCWALEKRGPVLVSMFSPIGTVCSVIFSVVTLGHTTNIGSLAGMFLMFTGLYFVLWAKGKEGCFDSEYDAEKPLLS, encoded by the exons ATGTCCTCTCTTGGTATcagttttgatttgattttgcaGAGAGGAAAAGTTACGACAATGGTGAATGGAGGGTTGGTGGAAGATGTTGCAGTGATTGGAGGGTTGATAGGGGTGCAATTTGTTTACGCAGGAAACGCTTTGTTGCTCAGTTATCTTATGTCTTTGGGCCTCGAATCTCTTACCATTGTCACTTTTACTTCCTTTGCTACGTTCCTTATTCTCTTACCCTTTGCCTTCTATTATGAAag GTGTCGATGGCCCACCAAAGTTGGTTTCAAGTTGCTTACACAGCTTTTCTTGCTTGCACTAGGAGG GGTAACAATGTTCCAGTCTCTATTTCTAAAAGGAATCAATCTAACCTCGCCAGCAATGGGAACAGCCATGCCAAATCTTGCACCAGGGCTCATCTTCATCATGGCATGGATTTTTCG GTTGGAAAAAGTAAAGTTAAGCTGCACATATAGTAGAGTAAAAATAGTTGGCACATTGCTTTGTGTCTTAGGAGCTCTCACACTTAGCATAATGCAAAGCATATCTGCACCTCCTAAGTCCAATAAAGTGGGAACAATTCAATCACCATCTCCACCAATACATGTAACATTTGACAGTCACAAGCTAATCGGTTGTCTATATCTTTTGGTCGCAATCCTTATATTGTCAAGCAACATTGTCCTACAG GCCTTTACTCTGGGAGATTTTCCTGCACCGATGTCGTTGTGTTCAATAACTTGCTTTTTTGGGACATTCATGACTGTTGCAGTTCAATTAATTGAAAATCACGAATTCAAAACTGGTTGGCCTATTGTGAGGGTCGGAGATATTATTGGATATTCTCTTCTG GCAGGTGTAGTGAGTGGAATATGCCTGACTGTGAATTGTTGGGCACTTGAGAAAAGAGGGCCAGTGTTGGTGTCCATGTTCAGCCCTATTGGCACAGTCTGCTCAGTCATTTTCTCAGTTGTTACTCTAGGACACACCACCAACATTGGAag CTTAGCAGGTATGTTCCTGATGTTCACTGGGCTCTACTTTGTGCTTTGGGCCAAAGGGAAAGAAGGTTGCTTTGATAGTGAATATGACGCAGAGAAGCCTCTTTTAAGTTAA
- the LOC106765833 gene encoding uncharacterized protein LOC106765833 isoform X5 has protein sequence MASACSRIAQRTLISSAKSVIKSNVRASSKPTSTSVPLRQSLLTRISPELRCAQSLLPLHSAVAAARMTSCLSVTSRSCRALSQGPMLWYFSYVIESISLEFNWHIVIWILRDKPIMAYCFIIKWN, from the exons ATGGCTTCCGCCTGCAGCAGAATTGCGCAACGAACGTTAATTTCGTCTGCAAAATCCGTCATTAAGTCCAATGTTCGAGCTTCTTCCAAACCAACTTCAACTTCCGTTCCTCTTCGACAATCCTTGTTGACCAG GATATCGCCGGAACTGAGATGCGCACAGTCGCTGTTGCCGCTGCACAGTGCGGTGGCGGCAGCTAGAATGACTTCTTGCTTGAGCGTAACTTCCAGAAGCTGCCGAGCGCTTTCTCAGG GACCCATGCTCTGGTATTTCTCGTATGTAATTGAAAGTATTTCATTGGAGTTTAATTG GCACATAGTAATTTGGATTTTGCGGGACAAGCCAATTATGGCGTACTGCTTCATTATCAA ATGGAATTGA
- the LOC106765833 gene encoding uncharacterized protein LOC106765833 isoform X10: MASACSRIAQRTLISSAKSVIKSNVRASSKPTSTSVPLRQSLLTRISPELRCAQSLLPLHSAVAAARMTSCLSVTSRSCRALSQGT, translated from the exons ATGGCTTCCGCCTGCAGCAGAATTGCGCAACGAACGTTAATTTCGTCTGCAAAATCCGTCATTAAGTCCAATGTTCGAGCTTCTTCCAAACCAACTTCAACTTCCGTTCCTCTTCGACAATCCTTGTTGACCAG GATATCGCCGGAACTGAGATGCGCACAGTCGCTGTTGCCGCTGCACAGTGCGGTGGCGGCAGCTAGAATGACTTCTTGCTTGAGCGTAACTTCCAGAAGCTGCCGAGCGCTTTCTCAGG GCACATAG
- the LOC106765833 gene encoding uncharacterized protein LOC106765833 isoform X8 codes for MASACSRIAQRTLISSAKSVIKSNVRASSKPTSTSVPLRQSLLTRISPELRCAQSLLPLHSAVAAARMTSCLSVTSRSCRALSQELGLSVPR; via the exons ATGGCTTCCGCCTGCAGCAGAATTGCGCAACGAACGTTAATTTCGTCTGCAAAATCCGTCATTAAGTCCAATGTTCGAGCTTCTTCCAAACCAACTTCAACTTCCGTTCCTCTTCGACAATCCTTGTTGACCAG GATATCGCCGGAACTGAGATGCGCACAGTCGCTGTTGCCGCTGCACAGTGCGGTGGCGGCAGCTAGAATGACTTCTTGCTTGAGCGTAACTTCCAGAAGCTGCCGAGCGCTTTCTCAGG agcTTGGTTTATCAGTGCCAAGGTGA
- the LOC106765833 gene encoding uncharacterized protein LOC106765833 isoform X4, with protein MASACSRIAQRTLISSAKSVIKSNVRASSKPTSTSVPLRQSLLTRISPELRCAQSLLPLHSAVAAARMTSCLSVTSRSCRALSQGPMLWHIVIWILRDKPIMAYCFIINFCRYLKSKWMSFVIVSSFFFLCGK; from the exons ATGGCTTCCGCCTGCAGCAGAATTGCGCAACGAACGTTAATTTCGTCTGCAAAATCCGTCATTAAGTCCAATGTTCGAGCTTCTTCCAAACCAACTTCAACTTCCGTTCCTCTTCGACAATCCTTGTTGACCAG GATATCGCCGGAACTGAGATGCGCACAGTCGCTGTTGCCGCTGCACAGTGCGGTGGCGGCAGCTAGAATGACTTCTTGCTTGAGCGTAACTTCCAGAAGCTGCCGAGCGCTTTCTCAGG GACCCATGCTCTG GCACATAGTAATTTGGATTTTGCGGGACAAGCCAATTATGGCGTACTGCTTCATTATCAA CTTCTGCAGATATTTGAAGTCTAAATGGATGTCCTTTGTGATAGTGTCgtcgtttttctttttgtgtggGAAATGA
- the LOC106765833 gene encoding uncharacterized protein LOC106765833 isoform X2: MASACSRIAQRTLISSAKSVIKSNVRASSKPTSTSVPLRQSLLTRISPELRCAQSLLPLHSAVAAARMTSCLSVTSRSCRALSQGPMLWYFSYVIESISLEFNWHIVIWILRDKPIMAYCFIINFCRYLKSKWMSFVIVSSFFFLCGK, translated from the exons ATGGCTTCCGCCTGCAGCAGAATTGCGCAACGAACGTTAATTTCGTCTGCAAAATCCGTCATTAAGTCCAATGTTCGAGCTTCTTCCAAACCAACTTCAACTTCCGTTCCTCTTCGACAATCCTTGTTGACCAG GATATCGCCGGAACTGAGATGCGCACAGTCGCTGTTGCCGCTGCACAGTGCGGTGGCGGCAGCTAGAATGACTTCTTGCTTGAGCGTAACTTCCAGAAGCTGCCGAGCGCTTTCTCAGG GACCCATGCTCTGGTATTTCTCGTATGTAATTGAAAGTATTTCATTGGAGTTTAATTG GCACATAGTAATTTGGATTTTGCGGGACAAGCCAATTATGGCGTACTGCTTCATTATCAA CTTCTGCAGATATTTGAAGTCTAAATGGATGTCCTTTGTGATAGTGTCgtcgtttttctttttgtgtggGAAATGA
- the LOC106767399 gene encoding WAT1-related protein At5g47470 isoform X2 encodes MSSLGISFDLILQRGKVTTMVNGGLVEDVAVIGGLIGVQFVYAGNALLLSYLMSLGLESLTIVTFTSFATFLILLPFAFYYERVTMFQSLFLKGINLTSPAMGTAMPNLAPGLIFIMAWIFRLEKVKLSCTYSRVKIVGTLLCVLGALTLSIMQSISAPPKSNKVGTIQSPSPPIHVTFDSHKLIGCLYLLVAILILSSNIVLQAFTLGDFPAPMSLCSITCFFGTFMTVAVQLIENHEFKTGWPIVRVGDIIGYSLLAGVVSGICLTVNCWALEKRGPVLVSMFSPIGTVCSVIFSVVTLGHTTNIGSLAGMFLMFTGLYFVLWAKGKEGCFDSEYDAEKPLLS; translated from the exons ATGTCCTCTCTTGGTATcagttttgatttgattttgcaGAGAGGAAAAGTTACGACAATGGTGAATGGAGGGTTGGTGGAAGATGTTGCAGTGATTGGAGGGTTGATAGGGGTGCAATTTGTTTACGCAGGAAACGCTTTGTTGCTCAGTTATCTTATGTCTTTGGGCCTCGAATCTCTTACCATTGTCACTTTTACTTCCTTTGCTACGTTCCTTATTCTCTTACCCTTTGCCTTCTATTATGAAag GGTAACAATGTTCCAGTCTCTATTTCTAAAAGGAATCAATCTAACCTCGCCAGCAATGGGAACAGCCATGCCAAATCTTGCACCAGGGCTCATCTTCATCATGGCATGGATTTTTCG GTTGGAAAAAGTAAAGTTAAGCTGCACATATAGTAGAGTAAAAATAGTTGGCACATTGCTTTGTGTCTTAGGAGCTCTCACACTTAGCATAATGCAAAGCATATCTGCACCTCCTAAGTCCAATAAAGTGGGAACAATTCAATCACCATCTCCACCAATACATGTAACATTTGACAGTCACAAGCTAATCGGTTGTCTATATCTTTTGGTCGCAATCCTTATATTGTCAAGCAACATTGTCCTACAG GCCTTTACTCTGGGAGATTTTCCTGCACCGATGTCGTTGTGTTCAATAACTTGCTTTTTTGGGACATTCATGACTGTTGCAGTTCAATTAATTGAAAATCACGAATTCAAAACTGGTTGGCCTATTGTGAGGGTCGGAGATATTATTGGATATTCTCTTCTG GCAGGTGTAGTGAGTGGAATATGCCTGACTGTGAATTGTTGGGCACTTGAGAAAAGAGGGCCAGTGTTGGTGTCCATGTTCAGCCCTATTGGCACAGTCTGCTCAGTCATTTTCTCAGTTGTTACTCTAGGACACACCACCAACATTGGAag CTTAGCAGGTATGTTCCTGATGTTCACTGGGCTCTACTTTGTGCTTTGGGCCAAAGGGAAAGAAGGTTGCTTTGATAGTGAATATGACGCAGAGAAGCCTCTTTTAAGTTAA
- the LOC106767479 gene encoding zinc finger protein ZAT4, with product MDNRHKCKLCSRSFTNGRALGGHMKAHLASLPLPPKPQTLTHSSSFTYSSSSDSQQHHLKEQDSLSYALRENPKKTFRVTDPEDRESETESKNPTRQRSKRNRKSAMLKLSFVVSTPLITEPEPVSSVSDTSPEEDVAMSLMMLSRDTWNVVTNAGPPQRSKRRCTGSETKLKKLRGKYLCHTCGKAFRSSRALGSHKTICCRQVEAQNQNNDNNSIKVFECPFCYKVFGSGQALGGHKRSHLIPSSSSTVNDSLKFKQTFIDLNMPAQPEEDDLSVVSDA from the coding sequence ATGGACAATAGACACAAATGCAAGCTTTGTTCCAGGTCTTTCACCAATGGCAGAGCCCTTGGTGGTCACATGAAAGCTCATCTCGCTTCTCTCCCTCTTCCTCCAAAGCCTCAAACTTTAACTCACTCCTCCTCCTTCACTTATTCCTCTTCCTCAGACTCTCAACAACACCACCTCAAAGAACAAGATTCCCTTAGTTACGCGCTCAGGGAGAATCCTAAGAAGACTTTCAGAGTAACGGATCCTGAAGACAGAGAGAGCGAGACCGAGTCAAAGAACCCAACTCGCCAACGATCCAAGAGGAACCGCAAATCCGCCATGCTCAAGCTCAGCTTCGTCGTCTCCACACCTCTCATCACCGAACCCGAACCTGTGAGTTCGGTCTCCGACACCTCCCCGGAGGAAGACGTAGCCATGAGCCTCATGATGCTCTCCCGCGACACGTGGAACGTAGTCACCAATGCAGGTCCACCGCAGAGATCAAAGAGGCGCTGCACGGGATCAGAAACCAAGCTCAAGAAACTCCGCGGCAAGTACCTCTGTCACACTTGCGGCAAAGCCTTTCGATCCTCTCGAGCCTTGGGGAGTCACAAAACCATTTGTTGTCGCCAAGTTGAAGCTCAGAATCAAAACAACGACAACAATAGTATTAAGGTTTTTGAATGTCCCTTTTGTTACAAGGTGTTCGGCTCTGGTCAGGCTCTGGGTGGACATAAGAGATCTCACCTAATcccttcatcatcttcaacagTTAACGATTCTcttaaattcaaacagaccttCATAGATCTCAACATGCCGGCTCAGCCGGAAGAGGACGACCTTAGTGTTGTCTCTGATGCctga
- the LOC106765833 gene encoding uncharacterized protein LOC106765833 isoform X6, translating to MASACSRIAQRTLISSAKSVIKSNVRASSKPTSTSVPLRQSLLTRISPELRCAQSLLPLHSAVAAARMTSCLSVTSRSCRALSQGPMLWHIVIWILRDKPIMAYCFIIKWN from the exons ATGGCTTCCGCCTGCAGCAGAATTGCGCAACGAACGTTAATTTCGTCTGCAAAATCCGTCATTAAGTCCAATGTTCGAGCTTCTTCCAAACCAACTTCAACTTCCGTTCCTCTTCGACAATCCTTGTTGACCAG GATATCGCCGGAACTGAGATGCGCACAGTCGCTGTTGCCGCTGCACAGTGCGGTGGCGGCAGCTAGAATGACTTCTTGCTTGAGCGTAACTTCCAGAAGCTGCCGAGCGCTTTCTCAGG GACCCATGCTCTG GCACATAGTAATTTGGATTTTGCGGGACAAGCCAATTATGGCGTACTGCTTCATTATCAA ATGGAATTGA
- the LOC106768050 gene encoding uncharacterized protein At1g04910 — protein sequence MGNGVWTGRWFRTSLALLHPNGKHVSWSMVCGVMLFGLGLISLLTGHVASHLEWYSHRLHRRTLSTLDEPIDIWQSQYSKYYYGCEERGRHFGPAVRERKSNGYLLIATSGGLNQQRTGITDAVVVARILNATLVVPELDHHSFWKDDSDFANIFDVNWFITYLAKDVTIIKRVPDKIMRSMEKPPYTMRVPRKSEPEYYLDQVLPILLRRRVLQLTKFDYRLANNLDDELQKLRCRVNYHALRFTKPIRQLGQRVVMKMRKMASRYVAVHLRFEPDMLAFSGCYFGGGEKERHELGEIRKRWTTLPDLSPDGERKRGKCPLSPHEVGLMLRALGFTNDTYLYVASGEIYGGNETMQPLKDLFPNIYTKEMLAEEELKPFLPFSSRLAAIDYIVCDESNVFVTNNNGNMAKILAGRRRYMGHKRTIRPNAKKLSALFSSRHEMVWDTFASKVKACQRGFMGEPDEMRPGRGEFHEYPSTCVCEKPFMDDLSQDGTRPKKVL from the exons ATGGGAAACGGTGTGTGGACAGGTCGGTGGTTTCGGACCAGCCTGGCTCTTTTGCACCCTAATGGCAAGCACGTGTCTTGGTCGATGGTTTGTGGGGTAATGCTATTCGGGTTGGGTTTGATTTCCCTCTTGACGGGTCACGTCGCCTCTCATCTCGAATGGTACTCTCACCGACTCCACCGCCGTACTCTCTCCACACTG GATGAGCCAATTGATATTTGGCAATCGCAGTATTCTAAATACTACTATGGATGCGAAGAGAGGGGGCGGCATTTTGGTC CTGCTGTACGTGAGCGCAAGTCCAATGGCTACTTGCTGATTGCTACAAGTGGAGGACTTAACCAACAAAGAACTGGG ATAACAGACGCAGTTGTGGTTGCAAGAATTCTTAATGCTACACTAGTTGTTCCTGAGTTGGATCATCACTCTTTCTGGAAGGATGACAG TGACTTTGCCAATATTTTTGATGTGAACTGGTTCATTACATATCTTGCAAAAGATGTTACTATTATTAAAAGAGTTCCTGATAAGATCATGCGGTCTATGGAAAAGCCCCCTTATACAATGCGTGTCCCAAGGAAATCAGAACCTGAATATTATCTTGATCAAGTTTTGCCAATACTCTTGAGAAGACGG GTTCTACAATTGACTAAATTTGACTATAGACTTGCAAATAATCTTGATGATGAGCTGCAAAAATTACGCTGCCGTGTTAATTATCATGCTTTGAGATTTACAAAACCTATACGACAACTTGGTCAAAGAGTTGTAATGAAAATGCGTAAGATGGCAAGCCGTTATGTAGCAGTCCATTTGAG GTTTGAGCCAGATATGCTAGCATTTTCAGGTTGCTATTTTGGTGGGGgtgaaaaagaaagacatgAGCTCGGTGAAATCAGGAAAAGGTGGACAACATTACCT GATTTGAGCCCTGATGGAGAGCGAAAGCGTGGGAAATGTCCTCTTAGTCCTCATGAAGTGGGTTTAATGCTGCGAGCGCTGGGTTTTACAAATGACACATACCTCTATGTGGCATCAGGAGAGATATATGGTGGAAATGAAACCATGCAGCCTCTCAAAGATCTCTTCCCCAACATTTATACAAAGGAGATGCTTGCTGAAGAAGAGCTGAAACcttttcttccattctcttcCCGCCTTGCTGCTATTGACTACATCGTTTGTGATGAAAGTAATGTGTTTGTCACTAACAATAATGGTAACATGGCCAAAATCCTAGCTGGACGTAG GAGGTATATGGGTCACAAAAGAACTATCAGACCTAATGCAAAGAAGCTTAGTGCACTATTTTCATCAAGGCACGAGATGGTCTGGGATACATTTGCAAGCAAGGTTAAAGCATGCCAAAGAGGATTCATGGGAGAGCCAGATGAGATGAGACCTGGCCGAGGAGAGTTTCACGAATACCCAAGCACGTGTGTGTGTGAGAAACCGTTTATGGATGATCTGAGTCAAGATGGAACCCGTCCGAAGAAAGTGTTGTAA
- the LOC106765833 gene encoding uncharacterized protein LOC106765833 isoform X7: MASACSRIAQRTLISSAKSVIKSNVRASSKPTSTSVPLRQSLLTRISPELRCAQSLLPLHSAVAAARMTSCLSVTSRSCRALSQGTLCCTSPGL, translated from the exons ATGGCTTCCGCCTGCAGCAGAATTGCGCAACGAACGTTAATTTCGTCTGCAAAATCCGTCATTAAGTCCAATGTTCGAGCTTCTTCCAAACCAACTTCAACTTCCGTTCCTCTTCGACAATCCTTGTTGACCAG GATATCGCCGGAACTGAGATGCGCACAGTCGCTGTTGCCGCTGCACAGTGCGGTGGCGGCAGCTAGAATGACTTCTTGCTTGAGCGTAACTTCCAGAAGCTGCCGAGCGCTTTCTCAGGGTACTCTCTGCTGCACCTCTCCCGGCCTCTaa
- the LOC106765833 gene encoding uncharacterized protein LOC106765833 isoform X3 translates to MASACSRIAQRTLISSAKSVIKSNVRASSKPTSTSVPLRQSLLTRISPELRCAQSLLPLHSAVAAARMTSCLSVTSRSCRALSQGPMLWHIVIWILRDKPIMAYCFIIKAWFISAKVRPATREIEEGLVFLRISR, encoded by the exons ATGGCTTCCGCCTGCAGCAGAATTGCGCAACGAACGTTAATTTCGTCTGCAAAATCCGTCATTAAGTCCAATGTTCGAGCTTCTTCCAAACCAACTTCAACTTCCGTTCCTCTTCGACAATCCTTGTTGACCAG GATATCGCCGGAACTGAGATGCGCACAGTCGCTGTTGCCGCTGCACAGTGCGGTGGCGGCAGCTAGAATGACTTCTTGCTTGAGCGTAACTTCCAGAAGCTGCCGAGCGCTTTCTCAGG GACCCATGCTCTG GCACATAGTAATTTGGATTTTGCGGGACAAGCCAATTATGGCGTACTGCTTCATTATCAA agcTTGGTTTATCAGTGCCAAGGTGAGACCTGCTACAAGAGAGATTGAAGAAGGCCTTGTGTTTTTGAGGATATCTAGATGA
- the LOC106765833 gene encoding uncharacterized protein LOC106765833 isoform X9, giving the protein MASACSRIAQRTLISSAKSVIKSNVRASSKPTSTSVPLRQSLLTRISPELRCAQSLLPLHSAVAAARMTSCLSVTSRSCRALSQDGIDGT; this is encoded by the exons ATGGCTTCCGCCTGCAGCAGAATTGCGCAACGAACGTTAATTTCGTCTGCAAAATCCGTCATTAAGTCCAATGTTCGAGCTTCTTCCAAACCAACTTCAACTTCCGTTCCTCTTCGACAATCCTTGTTGACCAG GATATCGCCGGAACTGAGATGCGCACAGTCGCTGTTGCCGCTGCACAGTGCGGTGGCGGCAGCTAGAATGACTTCTTGCTTGAGCGTAACTTCCAGAAGCTGCCGAGCGCTTTCTCAGG ATGGAATTGATGGGACGTGA